The following proteins are co-located in the Silene latifolia isolate original U9 population chromosome 1, ASM4854445v1, whole genome shotgun sequence genome:
- the LOC141612761 gene encoding 28 kDa ribonucleoprotein, chloroplastic-like has product MATTTSTSPFLKTLSISITTTTTKTTSIFNPKSLFFRKPTKKFSLSLQKSTFFTSPFITQVAQTSEWDQDSSPNAAVLDEEPAVGWNSEDVSEPQASGFGAEAEAEAEGESEGEGLGGGDEGFPEPPEEAKLFVGNLPYDVDSEKLAGMFDAAGVVEIAEVIYNRETDRSRGFGFVTMSTVEEADKAVEMFNSYDVNGRLLTVNKAAPRGSRPERTPREFAPSFRIYVGNLPWDVDNDRLEQLFSEHGKVLTARVVSDRETGRSRGFAFVTMASESEMNDAIAALDGQTMNGRAIRVNVAEERPRRNF; this is encoded by the exons ATGGCGACAACAACATCAACATCCCCATTTCTCAAAACCCTTTCAATCTccattacaacaacaacaacaaaaacaacttcCATTTTCAACCCTAAATCCCTCTTTTTCAGAAAACCCACCAAAAAATTCTCACTTTCCCTCCAAAAATCAACCTTTTTCACTTCCCCTTTCATCACACAAGTTGCACAAACCTCTGAATGGGACCAAGACAGTTCTCCCAATGCTGCTGTTCTTGATGAAGAGCCTGCTGTTGGTTGGAATTCTGAGGATGTCTCTGAGCCTCAAGCCTCTGGTTTTGGAGCCGAAGCCGAAGCCGAAGCCGAAGGCGAAAGCGAAGGTGAAGGATTAGGAGGGGGAGATGAGGGGTTCCCTGAGCCACCTGAGGAGGCTAAGTTGTTTGTGGGTAATTTGCCTTATGATGTTGATAGCGAGAAATTGGCTGGTATGTTTGATGCTGCTGGTGTTGTTGAGATTGCTGAG GTTATTTACAATAGGGAGACTGACAGGAGTAGAGGGTTTGGATTTGTGACGATGAGTACTGTTGAGGAAGCTGACAAGGCGGTTGAAATGTTCAATAGTTAT GATGTAAATGGAAGGCTCTTAACTGTAAACAAGGCCGCGCCAAGGGGATCACGCCCTGAAAGAACTCCTCGGGAATTTGCGCCTTCTTTCAGAATTTACGTTGGTAACCTTCCATGGGATGTGGATAATGATCGCCTTGAGCAGCTTTTTAGTGAACATGGGAAAGTTCTAACCGCTCGTGTTGTTTCTGACCGAGAGACTGGCCGTTCACGTGGCTTTGCTTTTGTTACCATGGCCTCAGAGTCGGAGATGAATGATGCAATCGCTGCTCTTGATGGACAG ACTATGAATGGAAGGGCCATCAGGGTAAATGTAGCTGAAGAGAGACCACGGCGTAACTTCTGA
- the LOC141612747 gene encoding putative galactinol--sucrose galactosyltransferase 2 yields MLRGGVRWSTSTIIPRRRQLSCDGIPRHASNSLDYRLYICRYPSFIRCKVTRGGGKTHSSMTITSIPSSITEDGRLLVNGTAIFTQVSQNVVVSPLPCGSAAFVGAASPTASSRHVFSLGVFQGFNFVSLFRYKIWWMIPGFGTSGSEVPVETQMLLLEVKEESVILDEGVEPSSGLTTYVLLLPVLEGPFRASFQGTSSNELQFCVESGDPDVQTTQVSESVFINSGENPFELIKNSIRILAAHKGTFNHLENKKMPAHLDWFGWCTWDAFYQDVTPEGIIEGLESFSEGGCVPRFLIVDDGWQDTLNEYCKEGEEHTEGTQFATRLRSIKENHKFQHLRSNNYTTLPEFIKFVKEKYELKYIYMWHALVGYWGGLLPSSEDMKKYNPKLVYPVQSPGNVGNLRDVAMDSIEKYGIGLIDPDKIDDFYNDYHSYLASINVDGVKVDVQNVMETMGSGYGGRVNLTSMYQRALEESVARNFKNNNLICCMSHNSDSIFSSKKSAVARASEDFMPREPTLQTLHIASVSFNSLLLGEIVVPDWDMFQSKHEAADFHAASRAVGGCGVYVSDKPGNQDFEILKKLVLPDGSILRARYAGRPTRDCLFKDTVMDGKSLLKIWNLNKLSGIVGVFNCQGSGSWPLKHNPVDVPTPEVISGRVSPSDVEFLEEIADDHWQGDCAIYGFNSGSLIKVPRTGNVEVSLGKLTCELFTICPIRVFDEAIQFAPIGLLDMYNSGGAVESLRSHTGAEGHTVRIKLRGCGRFGAYSSQKPRHCTVDTKAVELSYNPEDGLLTVKLQGECQLKHIEFLY; encoded by the exons ATGCTGAGGGGAGGGGTGAGATGGTCAACGTCAACAATAATTCCACGTAGACGACAGCTCAGCTGTGATGGTATTCCACGTCATGCGTCCAACTCTCTAGATTATCGACTGTACATATGTCGGTATCCAAGTTTCATACGTTGCAAAG TGACGCGTGGAGGAGGCAAGACACATTCATCAATGACGATCACAAGCATCCCTTCTTCCATTACTGAAGATGGTCGTTTGTTGGTCAACGGTACTGCTATCTTCACCCAAGTATCTCAAAACGTCGTCGTTTCACCTCTGCCATGTGGGTCCGCTGCTTTTGTTGGTGCTGCCTCACCTACGGCTAGCTCCCGCCACGTGTTCTCCCTTGGTGTCTTTCA GGGATTCAATTTTGTGTCACTCTTCAGATATAAGATATGGTGGATGATCCCTGGATTTGGAACATCAGGAAGTGAAGTACCGGTGGAGACGCAAATGCTGCTTCTGGAAGTTAAAGAGGAATCTGTGATTCTTGATGAGGGTGTCGAACCATCGTCTGGTCTGACCACCTATGTTTTATTATTACCTGTGCTGGAAGGACCATTCCGTGCGAGCTTTCAGGGAACTTCATCAAATGAACTCCAATTTTGTGTTGAAAGTG GAGATCCTGATGTTCAGACTACCCAAGTATCCGAGTCAGTATTTATCAACTCAGGCGAAAATCCATTTGAGCTGATCAAGAATTCTATAAG GATATTGGCAGCTCATAAAGGTACATTTAATCACTTGGAGAATAAGAAG ATGCCTGCACATTTAGACTGGTTTGGATGGTGCACTTGGGATGCCTTTTATCAAGATGTCACTCCAGAAGGGATCATAGAGGGTCTTGAAAG CTTCTCAGAAGGCGGCTGTGTGCCGAGGTTCTTGATTGTTGATGATGGATGGCAGGATACTCTTAACGAATACTGTAAGGAAGGTGAAGAGCACACTGAAGGAACACA ATTTGCAACAAGGTTGAGGAGCATTAAGGAAAATCACAAATTCCAACACCTGAGGTCCAACAATTACACCACCCTGCCTGAGTTCATCAAATTTGTTAAAGAGAAATACGAATTAAA GTATATCTACATGTGGCACGCTCTAGTTGGTTATTGGGGAGGCCTTCTGCCATCGTCAGAGGATATGAAGAAATACAATCCCAAACTTGTTTATCCAGTTCAGTCCCCTGGTAATGTGGGAAATCTCAGAGATGTTGCAATGGATAGCATTGAGAAATATGGGATTGGGCTCATCGATCCTGATAAGATCGATGATTTTTACAATGACTATCATAGTTATCTTGCAAGTATTAATGTCGATGGGGTCAAGGTGGATGTCCAGAATGTAATGGAAACCATGGGCTCTGGCTATGGTGGTCGGGTCAATTTGACTAGTATGTACCAGAGAGCGCTCGAAGAGTCTGTTGCACGGAATTTTAAGAACAATAATCTGATTTGCTGCATGAGTCATAATTCAGACTCCATATTCAG TTCGAAGAAGAGTGCTGTTGCTAGAGCATCAGAGGATTTCATGCCTAGGGAACCAACACTCCAGACACTGCACATTGCCTCTGTATCTTTTAACAGTCTTCTTCTTGGCGAAATAGTGGTGCCTGATTGGGATATGTTCCAA AGTAAACACGAAGCAGCGGACTTTCATGCTGCTTCAAGAGCTGTGGGTGGCTGTGGAGTATATGTCAG CGACAAGCCAGGCAATCAGGATTTTGAGATTCTGAAAAAGCTCGTACTGCCCGATGGTTCAATTTTAAGAGCTCGGTATGCTGGCCGGCCTACTCGAGACTGTTTATTCAAGGATACTGTCATGGATGGGAAAAG TTTATTAAAAATATGGAACCTGAACAAGTTATCTGGCATCGTTGGAGTGTTTAACTGCCAAGGATCTGGGAGTTGGCCACTGAAACATAATCCTGTAGACGTGCCCACTCCCGAAGTTATCTCAGGCCGAGTGAGTCCCAGTGATGTTGAATTTCTGGAAGAGATCGCAGATGATCATTGGCAAGGAGATTGTGCAATATACGGCTTCAATTCAG GATCTCTCATCAAAGTTCCCAGGACTGGAAATGTCGAGGTGTCCTTGGGGAAACTAACATGCGAATTGTTCACAATCTGTCCGATCAGG GTTTTTGACGAAGCTATCCAATTTGCTCCTATTGGGTTACTGGACATGTATAACTCGGGCGGAGCAGTAGAATCCTTGAGGTCACATACAGGAGCAGAGGGTCACACTGTGAGGATCAAATTGCGGGGTTGCGGCCGCTTTGGAGCTTATTCAAGCCAAAAGCCCAGGCACTGTACTGTTGACACAAAGGCGGTTGAACTTTCATATAACCCAGAAGATGGATTATTGACTGTCAAGCTTCAAGGAGAGTGCCAGCTGAAACATATTGAATTCTTATACTGA
- the LOC141612773 gene encoding protein SIEVE ELEMENT OCCLUSION B-like, whose translation MTSPSRQMIKGDRRMFSSSDDSTMLKQIQGSHAPDGRDVDVRPILDIVEDVFRRSVPRTHDAAHPMGAQAHHEADVMDDKLSEAVSEGHGMLEVLSFIIQKVSCEITCKCSGGGDAHGTTMSLLHMTSNYSWDAKVVISLAALAITYGEFWLVVHLFATNPLAKSVALLKQLPDLGEHSNALKSRFDALTSLINAMLDVTKRILEFSLLPRQYISTDLPPLSIAITHIPTAAYWTIRSVVACATQIASLIGMSFEYVSSTTEAWELSSLAHKERNIHDHLLQQLALCYQHIDEKKHAEAYENLIRLFDLPQHDNIRILKHLIYLKDDIQPLHQGSTKTRVHIETLRRKTTLLLISDLEVSHEEIMILDHIYRESRVRPDLQYEIVWVPIVDHSIPWTDEHQQRFEQLQSMMSWHTLHHPKLLEPAAMRYIKEVWRFQKRMILVALDPQGKVASPNALHMMLIWGNIAFPFTAMKEESLWREETWRLELLVDNIDPHILDWIAQGKHICVYGGEDIDWIRRFTTTTRKMAHDAGIEIELVYVGKSNARERIKKNISIIHKEQLSEYWTDPTSYWYFWTRLECMLYSKMQHGEDVERDRIMQEVMTILSYDGSDQGWATIWLGSVEMARSKGDNILECFSKYEEWEENSRVNGFVPALRDYLLQLQTPHHCNRLILPGIEGGIPEKVVCAECGRAMEKYFMYRCCTD comes from the exons ATGACAAGTCCATCAAGGCAGATGATCAAGGGCGATCGTCGGATGTTTTCATCCTCTGATGACAGCACAATGCTGAAGCAGATTCAAGGGAGTCATGCTCCTGATGGTCGCGATGTTGATGTCAGGCCTATCCTTGACATTGTTGAGGATGTCTTTCGACGTTCTGTTCCCAGGACTCATGATGCTGCCCATCCCATG GGGGCACAAGCACATCATGAAGCTGATGTCATGGATGACAAGCTTAGTGAAGCAGTTTCAGAGGGACATGGAATGCTTGAAGTATTGTCTTTCATCATACAAAAAGTTTCATGCGAG ATAACATGCAAGTGCTCAGGGGGAGGAGACGCGCACGGTACAACCATGTCACTCCTACACATGACATCCAACTACTCATGGGATGCAAAGGTTGTCATATCGCTCGCAGCACTAGCAATAACCTATGGAGAGTTCTGGCTTGTTGTCCACCTCTTTGCTACCAACCCACTTGCCAAGTCCGTGGCTCTCCTCAAGCAGCTACCGGACCTAGGAGAGCATTCCAATGCGCTCAAATCCCGTTTTGACGCTCTTACCAGCCTCATCAATGCCATGTTGGATGTCACCAAGCGCATCCTTGAGTTCAGTCTTCTTCCTCGCCAGTACATCTCAACTGACCTGCCGCCTTTGTCCATCGCTATTACCCACATTCCGACTGCTGCTTACTGGACTATCCGCAGTGTTGTGGCATGTGCTACTCAGATTGCTAGCCTTATAGGCATGAGTTTTGA GTACGTTTCATCTACAACCGAAGCATGGGAGCTGTCAAGTTTGGCTCATAAGGAGAGGAACATTCATGATCATCTGTTGCAACAGCTAGCCCTTTGCTATCAGCATATAG ATGAAAAGAAGCATGCAGAGGCTTACGAAAATCTTATCCGTCTATTCGACCTGCCACAGCATGACAACATCAGGATTCTCAAGCATCTGATATACCTGAAGGATGACATACAGCCCCTTCACCAAGGCTCTACTAAAACAAGG GTTCATATCGAAACACTCAGAAGGAAAACAACCTTATTACTGATATCAGACCTGGAAGTCTCCCATGAAGAGATAATGATTCTCGACCATATCTACAGAGAATCAAGAGTAAGGCCAGACTTACAGTATGAAATAGTGTGGGTCCCAATCGTAGACCACTCGATTCCATGGACTGATGAACACCAGCAGAGATTTGAGCAGCTGCAGTCGATGATGTCCTGGCACACATTGCACCATCCCAAGTTGCTTGAGCCAGCAGCCATGAGATACATCAAAGAAGTATGGCGCTTTCAGAAGCGAATGATCCTTGTTGCTCTTGATCCACAAGGTAAAGTGGCTTCCCCAAACGCCCTTCACATGATGTTGATCTGGGGAAATATCGCCTTCCCGTTTACTGCTATGAAGGAGGAGTCCCTCTGGAGGGAAGAAACTTGGCGACTTGAACTATTGGTCGATAACATTGATCCACATATACTCGATTGG ATAGCACAAGGAAAACACATTTGCGTGTATGGAGGCGAGGACATAGACTGGATCAGGAGATTCACGACAACCACTAGAAAAATGGCCCATGATGCAGGGATCGAGATTGAGCTAGTGTATGTTGGAAAATCCAACGCAAGAGAACGCATTAAGAAAAACATATCAATCATCCACAAGGAACAACTGAGCGAGTATTGGACCGACCCAACATCCTACTGGTACTTCTGGACTCGACTGGAGTGCATGCTCTACTCAAAAATGCAACATGGGGAGGACGTAGAAAGAGACCGAATAATGCAAGAAGTGATGACAATACTGAGCTATGATGGAAGTGACCAAGGGTGGGCCACCATATGGCTCGGCTCAGTTGAAATGGCACGTTCCAAAGGAGACAACATACTCGAGTGCTTCAGTAAGTACGAAGAGTGGGAGGAAAACTCAAGGGTTAATGGGTTTGTGCCAGCTTTAAGGGACTACCTTCTTCAGCTCCAGACCCCACATCATTGCAACCGGCTCATATTGCCCGGGATTGAAGGTGGCATCCCGGAGAAGGTGGTTTGTGCGGAGTGTGGCCGCGCTATGGAGAAGTACTTCATGTACCGCTGTTGCACTGATTAA